A window from Ignavibacteriota bacterium encodes these proteins:
- a CDS encoding T9SS type A sorting domain-containing protein: MKKFWFLIYILTITSVIVNAQKSSDYDGYLDSVIVNQVTDTFEKTRILWALDTKASDNFDGPHDQTGVYEIEGPPAPPGGIYGRFLITNYPTGIIPDVRNYTGFPYTGEHLLTLEVINMVAGNKLKINYPVGIEAIISDQLGGLIIPETILSGRDSIELNPALTKYNFKLRFTNFNPLTDIKENETIPSNIELYQNYPNPFNPETNISFSLNTKSEVTLKVYDILGKQVASLINGTLNAGFHNIKFNANKLTTGLYIYQLKTKNFVHSRKMMFVK, from the coding sequence ATGAAAAAATTTTGGTTTCTAATTTATATTTTAACAATCACTTCCGTTATTGTTAATGCTCAAAAATCTTCGGATTATGATGGTTATTTGGATTCAGTTATAGTAAATCAAGTTACTGATACATTTGAAAAAACTAGAATTTTATGGGCTCTTGATACAAAAGCATCTGATAACTTTGATGGGCCTCATGATCAAACAGGAGTATATGAAATTGAGGGTCCACCAGCACCTCCAGGAGGAATTTATGGAAGATTTTTAATAACAAATTATCCAACAGGCATAATTCCAGACGTACGCAACTATACAGGATTCCCGTATACCGGTGAGCATTTACTAACTTTAGAAGTTATTAATATGGTTGCTGGAAACAAATTAAAAATTAATTATCCGGTTGGAATTGAAGCAATTATTTCAGATCAATTGGGCGGATTAATAATTCCGGAAACAATACTTTCGGGGCGGGACTCAATTGAACTAAATCCGGCATTAACAAAATATAATTTCAAATTAAGATTTACTAATTTTAATCCTCTAACTGATATTAAGGAAAATGAAACGATACCATCAAATATTGAATTATATCAAAACTATCCCAATCCATTTAATCCGGAAACAAATATTTCTTTTTCATTAAATACTAAAAGTGAAGTTACATTAAAAGTTTACGACATTCTTGGAAAACAAGTTGCTAGTCTAATCAACGGAACTTTAAATGCTGGTTTTCATAACATAAAATTTAATGCAAATAAATTAACAACTGGACTTTATATATATCAGTTAAAAACTAAGAATTTTGTTCATTCAAGAAAAATGATGTTTGTTAAATAA
- a CDS encoding choice-of-anchor D domain-containing protein translates to MKKLIFIFALVLLNLSSMLAQNASNYSYMDSVVVTQGTERSRALWALHPLATDGFDDIAAFELEGPPAPPAGLYVRFPIAGRPTGLIPDVRGYTSFPYSGSTTLTLELVGLTTPNQLSVNLPTGISIQIKDKLTGTIYNQTLTGNASVALNSALTSYDFVITFTNFTPPAPPSNFSSSPASLNFNGVAVGNTSDLSLTVNNTSPTQALDITQINLPAGYSINPTTANIAASGSQAFTVTFAPTAAQTYSGNIEFISSSTDLVAVTGFGQVPGATFSANPSSLSFGSVAVGSFSNVNITITNQGASNPMIMSNVTSDNPSFTVTGNVTATIAPGASEVYTVRFSPTAGGNSNANISFVSDATSSPNVITASGSGFVGSRGVFYFHGYNAANELKVDTVVRVDKRSFTDSLGLKYEGTEGLHALELKLVTNGKIILDEVRLGNAIPVAQLGNWNFLTNIVRGNLSSDMLTTVDEINILLYGNGTTTLLAGDYKDLFVFDYYVADINQPDTQRTSIELIEVYASEVDATQITTVPSADTLTQIIEIRNGSTHGSKGDVNNDGTINLLDLLDVVDHILEVKLMAGSKFERADIAPWSSNGDGIVNVQDLALIQKIILDGEFPDGTPSRGNLSVKSFEIVAESNTLSKSNYNADARITVYVTENELSAVIENKIAVKGVQLNYNNILNLVSKNLDLSTELGKVYYQQVAQKLRVLIYDNSNSKILEPGKHSLVSIPLEVVNPENVKLESFIVANTENQEIEDVEIVYAFESAPILPTEYALEQNYPNPFNPSTKIEFSVPETNNVSLIIYNVLGQEVKTLFLGEVDRGRVVLNWDGTNNNGSFVNSGIYIVRMNAGKGDFNAVRKMMMLK, encoded by the coding sequence ATGAAAAAATTAATATTTATTTTTGCACTAGTTCTGCTGAATTTGAGTAGTATGCTTGCTCAAAATGCAAGTAACTATTCTTATATGGATTCAGTAGTTGTAACACAAGGAACAGAAAGGTCAAGAGCCCTTTGGGCACTTCATCCTTTAGCAACTGATGGATTTGATGATATTGCTGCATTTGAATTAGAAGGACCGCCAGCTCCGCCAGCTGGACTTTATGTAAGATTTCCAATAGCTGGACGTCCTACTGGTTTGATACCGGATGTTAGAGGTTATACAAGTTTTCCATATTCCGGTTCTACAACTTTAACATTAGAATTAGTAGGTCTAACAACACCTAACCAATTATCAGTTAATTTACCAACAGGTATTTCAATTCAAATTAAGGATAAACTAACTGGAACAATTTATAATCAAACTTTAACTGGGAATGCAAGCGTTGCACTTAATTCCGCACTTACTTCTTATGATTTTGTTATAACATTTACTAATTTTACCCCACCAGCACCTCCTTCAAATTTTTCTTCTTCACCAGCATCTCTAAATTTTAATGGTGTTGCGGTAGGTAATACGTCAGATTTATCTTTAACTGTTAATAATACAAGTCCCACACAAGCTCTTGATATAACACAAATTAATCTTCCAGCAGGATATTCAATAAACCCAACTACAGCAAATATTGCTGCCAGTGGATCACAAGCATTTACAGTTACTTTTGCACCAACTGCAGCTCAGACTTATTCAGGTAATATTGAATTTATATCATCAAGCACTGACTTAGTTGCTGTAACTGGTTTTGGACAAGTTCCGGGAGCAACATTTTCTGCAAATCCTTCTTCGTTATCATTTGGTTCTGTTGCCGTTGGTTCCTTTAGTAATGTAAATATTACAATTACTAATCAAGGAGCTTCAAATCCAATGATTATGAGTAATGTTACTTCTGATAATCCGTCATTTACTGTTACAGGCAATGTAACTGCGACAATTGCACCAGGTGCTTCAGAAGTTTATACAGTTCGATTTTCACCAACAGCAGGTGGTAATTCAAATGCAAATATAAGCTTTGTTAGCGATGCAACTAGTTCACCTAATGTTATTACTGCTTCGGGTTCAGGATTTGTGGGCTCAAGAGGTGTTTTCTATTTCCATGGATACAATGCAGCAAATGAATTAAAAGTTGATACGGTTGTTAGAGTAGACAAAAGAAGTTTTACGGATAGCCTTGGTTTAAAATATGAAGGAACAGAAGGCTTACATGCACTTGAATTAAAATTAGTTACTAATGGTAAAATTATCTTAGATGAAGTTAGATTGGGAAATGCAATTCCTGTAGCACAACTAGGTAATTGGAATTTTTTAACAAATATAGTTAGAGGAAATTTATCTTCTGATATGTTAACAACTGTTGATGAAATTAATATTCTTCTTTATGGAAATGGAACTACAACATTATTAGCAGGAGATTATAAAGACCTTTTTGTTTTTGATTACTATGTTGCCGATATTAATCAACCAGATACCCAAAGAACATCAATTGAATTAATTGAAGTTTATGCAAGTGAAGTTGATGCAACACAAATTACCACAGTTCCAAGTGCTGATACATTAACTCAAATTATAGAAATAAGAAACGGATCAACTCATGGTTCAAAAGGTGATGTTAATAATGATGGAACTATAAATTTACTTGATTTATTAGATGTTGTTGATCACATTTTGGAAGTTAAACTTATGGCTGGAAGTAAATTTGAAAGGGCAGATATTGCTCCTTGGTCAAGTAATGGTGATGGTATAGTTAACGTTCAAGATTTAGCTCTAATTCAAAAAATAATCCTAGATGGAGAATTCCCAGATGGAACTCCTTCTCGTGGAAATTTATCAGTAAAATCATTTGAAATAGTTGCAGAATCAAATACTTTAAGTAAATCAAATTATAATGCAGATGCGAGAATAACTGTTTATGTTACTGAAAACGAATTAAGTGCAGTAATTGAAAATAAGATCGCAGTTAAAGGCGTTCAATTAAATTATAATAACATTCTTAATTTGGTAAGTAAAAATCTTGATTTATCAACTGAATTGGGAAAAGTATATTATCAGCAAGTAGCTCAAAAACTAAGAGTACTTATATACGATAATAGTAATAGTAAAATTCTTGAACCCGGAAAACACTCTCTTGTTTCTATACCATTGGAAGTTGTAAATCCTGAAAATGTTAAACTTGAGAGCTTTATAGTTGCCAATACTGAAAATCAAGAAATTGAGGATGTTGAAATAGTTTATGCTTTTGAATCAGCTCCAATTTTACCAACAGAATATGCATTAGAACAAAATTACCCAAATCCATTTAATCCATCAACTAAAATTGAATTTTCTGTTCCTGAAACAAATAATGTTTCTCTGATTATTTATAACGTTTTAGGACAAGAAGTTAAAACTCTTTTCCTTGGTGAAGTAGATCGTGGAAGAGTAGTATTAAATTGGGATGGAACAAATAATAATGGATCATTTGTTAATAGCGGAATTTACATTGTTAGAATGAATGCAGGTAAGGGAGATTTTAATGCTGTTAGAAAAATGATGATGTTGAAATAA